A region of Haloplanus sp. XH21 DNA encodes the following proteins:
- a CDS encoding SRPBCC family protein, protein METVTVTRTIAAPESAVREAILDVEPFMRAAGFDEVDVDGDIIDLTNRVGLAEIELTVERVDDPDAVLAYEQHEGMFESMRTVYHLEDVDDGTRVEATTDFALDVSLVGELLDATVVSRQRRRELTAQLESLESAAE, encoded by the coding sequence ATGGAGACCGTCACCGTCACGCGCACGATTGCGGCGCCCGAATCGGCCGTCCGAGAGGCGATCCTGGATGTCGAACCCTTCATGCGCGCCGCCGGGTTCGACGAAGTCGATGTCGACGGCGACATCATCGATCTGACGAACCGGGTCGGCCTCGCCGAGATCGAGTTGACGGTCGAACGCGTCGACGACCCGGACGCCGTCCTCGCCTACGAACAACACGAGGGGATGTTCGAGTCGATGCGCACCGTCTACCACCTCGAAGACGTCGACGACGGAACGCGCGTCGAGGCGACGACCGACTTCGCTCTCGATGTCTCGCTCGTCGGCGAACTGCTGGACGCGACGGTCGTCAGCCGACAGCGCCGCCGGGAACTCACCGCCCAACTGGAGTCTCTCGAATCGGCCGCCGAGTGA
- a CDS encoding TIGR04053 family radical SAM/SPASM domain-containing protein, with protein sequence MHQTIDTDRRPFVLVWERTRACELTCKHCRADAQPERHPDELMTAEGKALLDEARRFGENQLVVLSGGDPLARDDTVELVDYGAEQGLLMTLTPSGTASLTPERVDALADAGARRMALSIDGGSRAAHDEFRGEPGSFESTIEAARAANDAGLPLQINTTVCAETVAELPAIRDLVADLGAVLWSVFFLVPIGRGAVLDSISPDRAERVMEWLAAVDDEAPFDIKTTEAPHYRRVALQRRRDDGVATDAADALGRRVGITAGDGFAFVSHVGEVFPSGFLPESAGNVRETSLVDCYRESDLFTSLRNADALRGKCGACEFREVCGGSRSRAYARTGDPLASDPLCAYVPDGYEGPLPDDRPSAATGD encoded by the coding sequence ATGCACCAAACCATCGACACCGACCGACGGCCGTTCGTGCTCGTCTGGGAACGCACGCGGGCGTGCGAACTCACCTGCAAACACTGCCGGGCCGACGCCCAGCCCGAGCGCCACCCCGACGAACTCATGACGGCGGAGGGGAAGGCGCTGCTCGACGAGGCGCGGCGCTTCGGCGAGAACCAGCTCGTCGTCCTCTCGGGCGGTGACCCGCTGGCCCGCGACGACACCGTCGAACTCGTGGACTACGGCGCCGAGCAGGGGCTCCTGATGACGCTCACTCCGAGCGGGACGGCGTCGCTGACGCCGGAGCGGGTCGACGCCTTGGCGGACGCCGGCGCCCGCCGCATGGCCCTCAGCATCGACGGCGGATCGCGGGCCGCCCACGACGAGTTCCGCGGCGAACCCGGCAGTTTCGAATCGACCATCGAGGCGGCGCGGGCCGCCAACGACGCCGGCCTGCCGCTCCAGATCAACACCACCGTCTGCGCCGAGACGGTGGCCGAACTCCCGGCGATTCGGGATCTGGTCGCCGACCTCGGCGCCGTGCTCTGGTCGGTGTTCTTCCTCGTCCCGATCGGCCGCGGCGCCGTCCTCGACTCCATCTCGCCGGACCGCGCCGAGCGCGTGATGGAGTGGCTGGCCGCCGTCGACGACGAAGCCCCGTTCGACATCAAGACGACCGAGGCCCCGCACTACCGCCGGGTGGCGCTCCAGCGGCGACGCGACGACGGCGTAGCGACGGACGCGGCCGACGCCCTCGGCCGCCGGGTCGGCATCACCGCCGGCGACGGGTTCGCGTTCGTCAGCCACGTCGGCGAGGTGTTCCCGTCTGGCTTTCTCCCCGAGTCCGCCGGCAACGTCCGCGAGACGAGCCTTGTGGACTGCTACCGCGAGTCGGACCTGTTCACCTCGCTACGGAACGCCGACGCCCTCCGCGGGAAGTGTGGCGCCTGCGAGTTCCGCGAGGTCTGTGGCGGGAGCCGGTCGCGCGCCTACGCCCGAACCGGCGACCCGCTGGCGAGCGACCCGCTCTGTGCGTACGTCCCGGACGGCTACGAGGGGCCGCTGCCCGACGACCGACCGTCGGCCGCGACGGGGGACTGA
- the argH gene encoding argininosuccinate lyase has product MLWENTEHSASEATLQYTMEPKAFENRFLPYDVLTNLAHVTMLNRQGFVTDDELAELRAALTDLYHEADEVEGEDVHTFVEEQVTQRTEAGKKMHLARSRNDQIFVDTRLFMKDATIDLAHRILAFIDALDEFAAEKNMLIPGYTHQQQAMPSSTGLWASSYADALVDDLKSLRATFRIIDANPLGAAASYGTTLDIDRDLTTELLGFSQKQHNPIYCSNRGKQELQLLQTLDLVMLDIQKMAEDLINFSEDQQFFELPDEYCTGSSIMPQKRNPDILELARAKAEEVSASKEAIRRIIGKLPSGYNRDSQQTKGHLIESVDTVRATVDILTPLVEELELADDFDIDEGIFAAYTANQKVKAGMSFRDAYHEVKQSQEYEVHDEVAEPVRQPLGDLREFWSEERADFDAMSERLLTAADEE; this is encoded by the coding sequence ATGCTTTGGGAGAACACCGAGCACTCGGCGAGCGAGGCCACCCTGCAATATACGATGGAGCCGAAGGCGTTCGAGAACCGGTTTCTCCCGTACGACGTGCTGACGAACCTCGCGCACGTGACGATGCTGAACCGGCAGGGGTTCGTCACCGACGACGAACTCGCGGAACTCCGCGCGGCGCTCACGGACCTCTATCACGAGGCCGACGAGGTGGAAGGCGAGGACGTTCACACCTTCGTCGAAGAGCAGGTCACCCAGCGGACGGAGGCTGGCAAGAAGATGCATCTCGCCCGGTCGCGCAACGACCAGATCTTCGTCGACACGCGTCTCTTCATGAAGGACGCGACCATCGACCTGGCCCACCGGATCCTGGCGTTCATCGACGCCCTCGACGAGTTCGCGGCGGAGAAGAACATGCTGATCCCGGGCTACACCCACCAGCAACAGGCGATGCCGTCCTCGACGGGGCTGTGGGCGTCGAGTTACGCCGACGCGCTCGTCGACGACCTGAAATCGCTGCGAGCGACCTTCCGCATCATCGACGCCAACCCCCTCGGCGCCGCCGCGTCGTACGGCACCACGCTCGACATCGACCGCGACCTGACGACGGAACTGCTCGGCTTCTCCCAGAAACAGCACAATCCGATCTACTGCTCGAACCGCGGGAAGCAGGAACTGCAACTGCTCCAGACACTCGATCTGGTGATGCTCGACATCCAGAAGATGGCCGAGGACCTCATCAACTTCTCGGAGGACCAGCAGTTCTTCGAGTTGCCCGACGAGTACTGCACGGGCAGCAGCATCATGCCCCAGAAGCGGAACCCGGACATCCTCGAACTCGCGCGGGCGAAAGCCGAGGAGGTGTCGGCGAGCAAGGAGGCCATCCGGCGCATCATCGGCAAACTCCCGAGCGGCTACAACCGCGACAGCCAGCAGACCAAAGGGCACCTCATCGAGTCGGTGGATACGGTGCGGGCGACGGTCGACATCCTCACACCACTGGTCGAGGAGCTAGAACTTGCCGACGACTTCGACATCGACGAGGGCATCTTCGCCGCCTACACCGCGAACCAGAAGGTGAAAGCGGGCATGTCGTTCCGCGACGCCTACCACGAGGTCAAGCAGAGCCAGGAGTACGAGGTGCACGACGAGGTGGCCGAACCGGTGCGACAGCCGCTCGGTGACCTGCGCGAGTTCTGGAGCGAGGAGCGGGCGGACTTCGACGCGATGAGCGAGCGACTCCTGACCGCTGCCGACGAAGAATAG
- a CDS encoding aldehyde dehydrogenase family protein: MGDRSEPTGPALTTDAQWDVLYIDGEWRPADGDETIPVMDPSTRDQVARVPAGTEGDVDAAYEAAAEAATEWAETTPDRRETVLNEFLQAFDDNKEAIIELLEDEAGGSRIMGETSIGIARDHAREASTYPRRVKGEHKESSIPGKENIVRREPAGVVTVITPWNFPLNLTMRAVAPAVATGNTVVIKPATNTPITGGLVFARLFEETSLPDGVVNVVTGRGSEIGDRVAGHPESDVVTFTGSTPVGRQVAATAAENLATPVMELGGNNAHIVTADADLDAAVDGGVFGSFVHQGQVCISINRHVVHEDVYDEYVDRLTQRAEALPVGSAHDPDTVVGPIIDESQRDEMLGYVEETVDAGATLETGGETVDLPGVEDSLVVAPTVLSEVTNDMSAACFEHFGPIAPVIPFSTVEEAIDIANDTAYGLSGSVHAGDEGTGQSIARRLDTGHVHVDDQPINDEAHVPFSGINASGMGGFNSDRILDAITETKWISVQHEPREFPF; the protein is encoded by the coding sequence ATGGGAGACCGCTCTGAACCCACAGGTCCAGCGCTGACGACCGACGCCCAGTGGGACGTGCTGTACATCGACGGCGAGTGGCGGCCCGCGGACGGGGACGAAACTATCCCCGTCATGGATCCGTCGACGCGCGATCAGGTGGCTCGCGTGCCGGCCGGCACCGAGGGTGACGTCGATGCGGCCTACGAGGCGGCCGCCGAGGCCGCGACCGAGTGGGCCGAAACGACGCCGGATCGCCGCGAGACGGTCCTCAACGAGTTCCTTCAAGCGTTCGACGACAACAAGGAGGCGATCATCGAACTGCTCGAAGACGAAGCCGGCGGCTCACGGATCATGGGCGAGACCTCCATCGGCATCGCCCGCGATCACGCCCGCGAAGCGTCGACGTACCCTCGTCGAGTCAAGGGCGAACACAAGGAATCCTCGATTCCCGGCAAGGAGAACATCGTTCGCCGGGAACCGGCCGGCGTCGTCACCGTCATCACGCCCTGGAACTTCCCGCTCAACCTCACGATGCGAGCGGTGGCGCCCGCCGTCGCGACCGGCAACACGGTAGTGATCAAGCCGGCGACGAACACCCCGATCACCGGCGGACTGGTGTTCGCACGGCTGTTCGAGGAGACGTCGCTGCCCGACGGCGTCGTGAACGTCGTGACGGGCCGTGGCTCCGAAATCGGGGACCGTGTCGCCGGGCACCCCGAGAGCGATGTCGTCACGTTCACCGGATCGACGCCAGTCGGGCGACAGGTGGCCGCAACCGCCGCGGAGAACCTCGCCACGCCGGTGATGGAACTGGGCGGTAACAACGCCCACATCGTCACCGCCGACGCCGATCTCGATGCGGCGGTCGACGGCGGCGTTTTCGGCTCGTTCGTCCATCAGGGACAGGTCTGTATCTCCATCAATCGCCACGTCGTCCACGAGGACGTCTACGACGAGTACGTCGACCGCCTCACGCAACGCGCCGAGGCGCTCCCGGTCGGGAGCGCCCACGACCCGGACACCGTCGTCGGCCCCATCATCGACGAGTCCCAGCGCGACGAGATGTTGGGCTACGTCGAGGAGACGGTCGACGCGGGCGCGACGCTCGAAACCGGCGGCGAGACGGTGGATCTTCCGGGCGTCGAGGACTCGCTGGTCGTCGCACCCACCGTCCTCTCGGAGGTGACGAACGACATGTCGGCGGCCTGTTTCGAGCATTTCGGGCCGATTGCGCCGGTGATCCCGTTCTCCACCGTCGAGGAAGCCATCGACATCGCCAACGACACCGCGTACGGTCTCTCGGGGTCGGTCCACGCGGGCGACGAGGGCACGGGCCAATCCATCGCGCGGCGGCTGGACACCGGTCACGTCCACGTCGACGATCAGCCGATCAACGACGAGGCCCACGTCCCTTTCAGCGGCATCAACGCCTCCGGGATGGGTGGGTTCAACAGCGACCGCATCCTCGATGCGATCACCGAGACGAAATGGATCTCGGTCCAACACGAACCGCGCGAGTTCCCATTCTGA
- a CDS encoding cbb3-type cytochrome c oxidase subunit I, with product MSIVPGGVETDRQPPLSIPLRHFVVALGFLLVGSALGVAHALGAVSGLARLAHVHLLLVGFVCLTIAGAMTQFVPVWSGTDLHSHRLARGQLWLITGGVVGFAAALLASRPALLPVFGVAMLAGFWTLAYNVGRTLATARPLDITEQHFVTALGFFLLLTVLGVALAVGLSTPLFPGARGAVVAAHATLAVFGAVLTTVFGALYQLVTMFGQTELRGSDHALQRVETVGYPLGVVGLALGRLVANPVLARAGAALLLTGSLAFLVVLARRLRDARSDWTPMLARYALLVPALLCWALLTLPVWLRTPLGEDALFGAPGTSHLLALVVVLVVVGTLYHVVPFLVWVHRYSDHLGFADVPMIDDLYDERLATVDLVLVAGGGTLLVAGDWTARTDLSLAGGVALAVGFVVFAANLLHVLWRHAPDSVRRGRAAETSRDD from the coding sequence ATGTCCATCGTACCCGGAGGCGTCGAGACGGACCGCCAGCCACCGCTCTCGATTCCGTTGCGGCATTTCGTCGTCGCGTTGGGGTTCCTGCTCGTCGGCTCCGCGCTCGGCGTCGCGCACGCCCTCGGCGCCGTCTCGGGGCTCGCGCGCCTCGCGCACGTCCACCTCCTGCTCGTCGGCTTCGTCTGTCTCACCATCGCGGGAGCGATGACGCAGTTCGTCCCGGTGTGGTCGGGGACGGATCTTCACTCCCACCGCCTGGCGCGAGGACAACTGTGGCTCATCACCGGGGGGGTGGTCGGCTTCGCCGCTGCGTTGCTGGCGTCGCGGCCGGCCCTCCTGCCGGTGTTCGGCGTCGCCATGCTCGCCGGGTTCTGGACGCTCGCGTACAACGTCGGCCGGACGCTCGCCACGGCCCGACCGCTGGACATCACCGAGCAGCATTTCGTGACGGCGCTCGGGTTTTTCCTCCTGCTCACGGTCCTCGGCGTTGCGCTCGCCGTCGGACTCTCGACGCCGCTGTTTCCCGGGGCGCGGGGGGCGGTCGTCGCCGCCCACGCCACGCTCGCGGTGTTCGGCGCCGTCCTGACGACCGTCTTCGGCGCGCTGTACCAACTCGTGACGATGTTCGGGCAGACGGAACTTCGGGGGTCCGACCACGCGCTCCAGCGGGTCGAGACGGTGGGCTACCCGCTCGGCGTCGTCGGTCTCGCGCTCGGCCGACTCGTCGCGAACCCGGTGCTGGCCCGCGCGGGCGCCGCACTCCTGCTCACGGGCAGCCTCGCCTTTCTCGTCGTTCTCGCGCGACGGCTCCGGGACGCGCGCAGCGACTGGACGCCGATGCTGGCCCGCTACGCGCTCCTCGTTCCCGCGCTGCTCTGTTGGGCGCTCCTGACGCTCCCCGTGTGGCTCCGGACGCCGCTCGGCGAGGACGCCCTGTTCGGCGCCCCCGGGACGAGTCACCTGCTCGCCCTGGTCGTCGTCCTCGTCGTCGTCGGGACGCTCTACCACGTCGTCCCCTTCCTCGTCTGGGTCCACCGCTACAGCGACCACCTGGGGTTCGCGGACGTCCCCATGATCGACGACCTGTACGACGAGCGGCTCGCGACGGTCGATCTCGTCCTCGTCGCGGGCGGCGGCACGCTCCTCGTCGCCGGCGACTGGACCGCCCGCACCGACCTCTCACTCGCCGGTGGCGTCGCCCTCGCAGTGGGATTCGTCGTCTTCGCGGCGAACCTGCTGCACGTCCTGTGGCGACACGCGCCCGACTCCGTTCGCCGGGGGCGGGCGGCCGAGACATCGAGAGACGACTGA
- a CDS encoding CGCGG family rSAM-modified RiPP protein translates to MRHHDSVEPITETVHETSWSANLETPAHAADHSLVVEQAIAAVEHTAPGNHVNIVTHGDHGHPEAYLYAELRDAFEDATVEYVDQCGCGGHVTRVHV, encoded by the coding sequence ATGCGCCATCACGACAGCGTCGAACCCATCACCGAGACGGTCCACGAGACGTCGTGGTCGGCGAACCTCGAAACGCCGGCCCACGCCGCCGACCACAGCCTCGTCGTCGAGCAGGCCATCGCGGCCGTCGAACACACCGCGCCGGGCAACCACGTCAATATCGTGACCCACGGCGACCACGGCCACCCCGAGGCGTATCTCTACGCCGAGCTGCGGGACGCCTTCGAGGACGCGACCGTGGAGTACGTCGATCAGTGTGGCTGTGGCGGCCACGTCACGCGCGTTCACGTCTAA
- a CDS encoding methytransferase partner Trm112, which produces MKESLMDILCDPLDKSDLELEVEERDGEEILEGRLVGTVTGEEYPIEDGIPNLLPPDMREE; this is translated from the coding sequence ATGAAAGAATCCCTGATGGACATCCTCTGTGACCCGCTCGATAAGAGCGACCTCGAACTCGAAGTCGAGGAGCGCGACGGCGAAGAGATACTCGAGGGGCGACTCGTCGGCACCGTCACCGGCGAGGAGTATCCGATCGAGGACGGCATCCCGAATCTGCTCCCGCCGGACATGCGCGAGGAGTGA
- a CDS encoding DUF2249 domain-containing protein, whose translation MSSVESILAETNAPTNASHEVLNVRDLPPPEPLKLTLETLADADDDTVIVQVSDRVPQHLFPRLDDRGFTYDTIERDDRVVTAIWNG comes from the coding sequence ATGTCGAGCGTCGAATCGATCCTGGCCGAGACGAACGCGCCCACGAACGCCAGCCACGAGGTACTCAACGTGCGTGACCTCCCGCCGCCGGAACCGCTGAAGCTCACGCTGGAGACACTCGCCGACGCGGACGACGACACCGTGATCGTGCAGGTGAGCGACCGGGTTCCCCAGCACCTCTTCCCTCGTCTGGACGACCGTGGGTTCACGTACGACACTATCGAGCGCGACGACCGCGTCGTGACGGCCATCTGGAACGGCTAG
- a CDS encoding SDR family NAD(P)-dependent oxidoreductase, translated as MVYDHTPVTVADKRAVVIGGTSGIGRAIARGFAADGADVVATSRSEDSVAETAAELRDLGAETVEVTCDVTERDTLTALRDATIDALGGIDILVTSQGAVSRTNLANGTDEDWETVLDVQLAGTYRATQVFAERMDEGAILNISSISNDLAIPDLVPYTAAKGGVDSLTRVAAKELGPEIRVNAVKPGFVRSEQTAGTYAEGTPRHEEIAERTTTGRLADPAEIVGAAIYLVSDAASYTNGSVLTVDDGFTADAFE; from the coding sequence ATGGTGTACGACCACACGCCGGTGACGGTTGCGGACAAGCGAGCGGTCGTGATCGGTGGGACGAGCGGCATCGGCCGAGCGATTGCCCGGGGGTTCGCTGCCGACGGCGCGGATGTCGTCGCGACGAGTCGGAGCGAGGACAGCGTCGCCGAGACGGCGGCGGAACTGCGCGACCTCGGTGCCGAGACGGTCGAGGTGACCTGTGACGTGACGGAGCGAGACACGCTCACGGCGCTGCGGGACGCCACGATCGATGCGCTCGGCGGCATCGACATCCTCGTCACCTCCCAGGGCGCCGTCTCGCGGACGAACCTCGCGAACGGCACCGACGAGGACTGGGAGACGGTGCTCGACGTCCAACTCGCCGGCACGTACCGCGCCACCCAGGTGTTCGCCGAGCGCATGGACGAGGGAGCGATCCTCAACATCTCCTCCATCTCGAACGATCTCGCGATTCCGGATCTCGTGCCGTACACGGCGGCCAAAGGCGGTGTCGACTCCCTGACGCGCGTCGCGGCGAAGGAGCTCGGCCCCGAGATCCGGGTCAACGCCGTCAAACCCGGCTTCGTGCGCTCGGAACAGACCGCGGGCACCTACGCCGAGGGCACGCCGCGCCACGAGGAGATCGCCGAGCGGACGACCACCGGCCGCCTCGCCGACCCCGCGGAGATCGTCGGCGCAGCCATCTACCTCGTCAGCGACGCCGCGAGTTACACCAACGGGAGCGTGTTGACCGTCGACGACGGCTTCACCGCCGACGCGTTCGAATAG
- a CDS encoding AMP-binding protein: MSREREYGTESVVYHPSRSFVESTNVWEFMRTYDIDDYAELIERTTSTVEGEPQSGVDWFWDELVDYLDIEFDEGYDAVRNDADGPQFTEWYPGGRLNAAHNVLDRHAATDAERRNKVACIWEGEPGDVREVTYHELHRDANRVANYLESRGVGTGDTVGLYMPMVPEVAAILYGCFKVGAIAVPIFSGFGVDATATRIADSEPRVLFTGDGFYRRGDHVRLKADADAAIEQAGHVEQTVVYDRLGLASDGEIPWDDARDDHWAESVGAADDAYETKSLDSSQESMLLYSSGTTGKPKGIVHTHAGALVQAAKEVYFGMDLKPADRFFWVSDIGWMMGPWSLMGTHAHGGTVFMYEGAPDHPNPDRFWRMIDDHELTQFGISPTAIRALRKRGDEWIEGYDLSSLRVLGSTGEPWDPESWLWFFEEVGGGDTPIINISGGTEIMGCFLMPLPIQSLKPCTLGGPGLGMDIDIVDSDGDSIADTHERGFLVARDSCPSMTKSLWSGDERYLAEYWSTWDGLWDHGDWAQQDEDGFWFLHGRADDALNVAGRKVGPAEVEGAAMEHDAVNQAAAVGAPDETTGTAVVLYVVPDPDATVDDDLRAAIRDTVGAELGKPFRPREVLFVDALPKTQSGKIIRRAIASVYRGEELGDMSSIENPEALDAIEAAR, translated from the coding sequence ATGTCACGCGAACGGGAGTACGGGACGGAATCGGTCGTCTATCACCCGTCTCGGTCCTTCGTCGAGTCGACGAACGTCTGGGAGTTCATGCGGACGTACGACATCGACGACTACGCCGAGTTGATCGAGCGCACCACGTCGACGGTGGAGGGCGAACCGCAGTCGGGAGTCGACTGGTTCTGGGACGAACTCGTCGACTATCTGGACATCGAGTTCGACGAGGGGTACGACGCCGTCCGCAACGACGCCGACGGCCCGCAGTTCACGGAGTGGTACCCCGGCGGGCGACTCAACGCCGCCCACAACGTCCTCGACCGGCACGCCGCGACGGACGCCGAACGGCGCAACAAAGTCGCCTGCATCTGGGAGGGCGAACCGGGCGACGTGCGCGAGGTGACCTACCACGAACTCCACCGGGACGCCAACCGGGTGGCGAACTACCTCGAATCGCGGGGCGTCGGCACGGGCGACACCGTCGGCCTCTATATGCCGATGGTGCCCGAAGTCGCCGCCATCCTCTACGGCTGTTTCAAGGTGGGCGCCATCGCGGTGCCCATCTTCTCGGGGTTCGGCGTCGACGCGACGGCCACCCGCATCGCCGATTCCGAACCCCGCGTCCTGTTCACGGGCGACGGCTTCTACCGGCGCGGCGACCACGTCCGCCTGAAAGCGGACGCCGACGCGGCCATCGAGCAGGCGGGCCACGTCGAGCAGACGGTTGTCTACGACCGTCTCGGCCTCGCGAGCGACGGCGAGATCCCGTGGGACGACGCGCGCGACGACCACTGGGCGGAGAGCGTCGGTGCGGCCGACGACGCATACGAGACGAAATCGCTCGACTCCAGCCAGGAGTCGATGCTGCTGTACTCCTCGGGGACGACGGGGAAACCGAAAGGCATCGTCCACACCCACGCCGGCGCCCTCGTTCAGGCCGCCAAGGAAGTGTACTTCGGGATGGATCTCAAGCCCGCCGACCGCTTCTTCTGGGTGAGCGACATCGGGTGGATGATGGGGCCGTGGTCGCTGATGGGCACCCACGCCCACGGCGGCACGGTGTTCATGTACGAGGGCGCGCCGGACCATCCGAACCCCGACCGGTTCTGGCGCATGATCGACGACCACGAACTCACCCAGTTCGGCATCTCGCCGACCGCCATCCGCGCGCTCCGCAAGCGGGGCGACGAATGGATCGAGGGCTATGACCTCTCCAGTCTCCGCGTGTTGGGGTCGACGGGCGAACCCTGGGACCCCGAGTCCTGGCTCTGGTTCTTCGAGGAAGTCGGCGGCGGCGACACGCCCATCATCAACATCTCGGGCGGGACCGAAATCATGGGCTGTTTCCTGATGCCCCTGCCGATTCAATCGCTCAAGCCCTGCACGCTCGGCGGGCCGGGCCTGGGGATGGATATCGACATCGTGGACAGCGACGGCGACTCCATCGCCGACACCCACGAACGGGGCTTCCTCGTCGCGCGTGACTCCTGTCCGAGCATGACCAAGTCCCTCTGGAGCGGCGACGAGCGGTATCTGGCGGAGTACTGGAGCACCTGGGACGGCCTCTGGGACCACGGCGACTGGGCGCAGCAAGACGAAGACGGCTTCTGGTTCCTGCACGGCCGCGCCGACGACGCGCTGAACGTCGCGGGGCGGAAGGTCGGCCCGGCGGAAGTCGAAGGAGCGGCGATGGAACACGACGCGGTGAACCAGGCCGCCGCCGTCGGCGCGCCCGACGAGACGACGGGAACGGCCGTCGTTCTCTACGTCGTCCCCGACCCCGACGCGACGGTGGACGACGACCTGCGCGCGGCCATCCGGGACACCGTCGGCGCGGAACTCGGCAAGCCCTTCCGCCCGCGTGAGGTCCTGTTCGTCGACGCCCTGCCCAAAACGCAGAGCGGGAAGATCATTCGTCGCGCCATCGCGTCGGTGTACCGCGGCGAGGAACTCGGGGATATGAGCAGCATCGAGAACCCCGAGGCGCTGGACGCCATCGAAGCGGCACGATGA
- a CDS encoding DUF7120 family protein: MPSAEVSLPDDVDMEITQLVNEGEFINRDQAVEELLSLGVSAYTTEESTEQAEEDLFTQVVEDQQDPAIRNEGDDEPTL, translated from the coding sequence ATGCCTTCCGCCGAAGTCTCGCTACCGGACGACGTCGATATGGAGATCACCCAGCTCGTCAACGAAGGGGAGTTCATCAACCGGGATCAGGCCGTCGAGGAACTGCTCTCGCTCGGCGTCTCGGCGTACACCACCGAAGAGTCGACCGAACAGGCCGAAGAAGATCTGTTCACGCAGGTCGTCGAGGACCAGCAGGATCCCGCCATCCGCAATGAAGGCGACGACGAACCGACGCTGTAA
- a CDS encoding DUF7524 family protein, whose product MTPVLLVELNRGELHNVEAPAEFSTSEAFSVELRNHGEAVHVHLRADDPLSAVARIDSDGNVFVEHGTTQSVPVSVGDVGSPVTGSLEISTGYGAEGQSIAVTVEPESEENEVDVDETLSRPPNADQNTETVPIGERFETLIPSRRTASLVLLGILAIAVAAAVASAVQSTAVLIGTGVVVGAVLAALVMAFR is encoded by the coding sequence GTGACTCCGGTATTGCTCGTCGAGTTGAACCGTGGGGAGCTTCACAACGTCGAGGCCCCGGCGGAGTTTTCGACATCCGAGGCGTTCTCGGTCGAGCTCCGCAATCACGGTGAAGCCGTCCACGTCCATCTCCGCGCCGACGACCCGCTGTCCGCGGTTGCGCGCATCGATTCCGACGGCAACGTTTTCGTCGAGCACGGGACGACCCAGTCGGTCCCCGTCAGCGTCGGCGATGTCGGCTCGCCGGTGACGGGGTCCCTCGAAATTTCGACCGGCTACGGCGCCGAGGGCCAGTCCATAGCGGTGACGGTCGAGCCAGAATCCGAGGAGAACGAGGTCGACGTCGACGAGACGCTCTCCCGCCCCCCGAACGCCGACCAGAACACCGAGACGGTGCCGATCGGCGAGCGCTTCGAAACGCTCATCCCCAGTCGTCGGACGGCGTCGCTGGTTCTCCTCGGCATCCTCGCAATCGCCGTCGCGGCGGCCGTCGCCAGCGCCGTCCAGAGTACGGCGGTCCTCATCGGCACCGGCGTCGTCGTCGGCGCGGTGCTCGCCGCGCTCGTCATGGCGTTCCGGTAG